Part of the Thiohalophilus sp. genome is shown below.
ACAGGAGGGAATAAATGGTCTGGTCGGTGCCCGGGAATGGGTTGAGCATGAAATAGGCACAGACGGCGATAGCCGCAAACACAATAATCGACTTGATATTGCCGCCGCCGATCCGGATCAGGGTCTTGCTGCCACAGCCGCTGCCATAGGTCATACCGATCCCGAACAGGACACCGCCCAGGATATATTCCAGCCAGGCAAAGTTGCTACCCCGATACGGCGGCACGGTTTGATCGACGCTGATCAATCCACTACCTTCGATAATAGCCACACCAAGCATGGCCACGGCAATGGCCAGCAGCCAGGCCCGGAACCGGCCGCTGTCGCCCATGTTGACCATGTCGGAGACCGAGCCCATGGTGCAGAAATTGGTTTTGTTGACGACCGCGCCCATAATGAAGGCAATGGCAAAGCCCAGCCACAATATCGTCCAGTGCGCGTCGGCAAAGCTTTCAAATGTCATGATACAACCCTCTCGATTTACGCAAGATATTATTTGTCCGCAGTCCGCGGGTGCCCCAGGCCCGACCGGTACCTCCTCCGCACAAGTCCGACCAAATGGCGGCATTGTACGGACTTCCCCCAAAAGTGACCAGTTTCACAACCCCGCACTTCACCACCGGTGCATTTTGCACCTTAATATAAGTGAATGATTTATATAAGATTCAGATCTGGTAGCAGGTCGGATCCGGGATATCGGTGGCCTCAAAGCCGGCCTTGCGCAAACGGCAGGCGTCACAGCGGCCACAGGCGCGGCATTGCGCGTCAGGCGCATAGCAAGAGATCGTCAGGCCGTAATCGACTCCGAGGCGCGCTCCTTCGCGGATAATCTCCGACTTGCTCAGGCGAATCAACGGCGCCTCGATCCGAATCGGCCGGCCCTCGACCCCGCGTCGGGTAGCCAGATCGGCCAGTCGCTGGTAGGCGTCGATATACTCGGGCCGACAATCCGGATAGCCAGAGTAATCGACCGCGTTGACCCCAATAAAAATGGACTCGGCGTCCAGTACCTCAGCCCAGCCCAACGCCAGGGAGAGAAACACCGTGTTGCGGGCCGGCACATAGGTCACCGGAATCCCCTCCCCGACGCCTTCATCCGGCACATCGATATTCTCATCGGTCAGCGCCGAGCCACCCAGATCGTTCATGTTCAGCTGCAGCAACTTGTGCTCGACCGCCCCGAGTAACCGGGCCACCTGCTGCGCGGCTTCCAGCTCGCACTTATGGCGCTGGCCGTAATCGAAACTGATCGCATAACAGTCATACCCCTGCTCGCGGGCCAGCGCCAGCGCCGTCGCCGAATCCAGCCCGCCCGACACCAGCACCACCGCTTTTTTCATAACCTTATCCTCATAATAATTTCAACGCAGAGGCGCGGAGGCATTCAGAAAATTTTGAATTTTGAATGTTGAATGTTGAATTTTCAATTCACATATGTCGGACTCGGAAACGCAAACATATTAAACCGCTTCCAGAAGCATGTCCTGCTATCTGATACTTTATAATTTATTGCCAATTCAACATTCAACATTCAAAATTCAAAATTTTCTTTCAACGTCCCGGCTCGTCGCCCCACAGGAGTTTGTGCAGTTGCAGTTGAAAGCGCACGGGCAGCTGGTCCTGCAGGATCCAGTCGGCCAGTTGGGCGGGCTTGAGAGTTTCGAACACCGGCGAGAACAGCACTTCGCAACGCCCGGCCAGGTTGTACTTGCGCAGCATTTCCACCGCCCAGTCGTAATCAGCCCTGTCGCCAATGACGAATTTCACCTGATCCTGCGGATTCAGGCAGTCGAGATTGGTATACAGGTTCTTGTCATTCTCACCGGAAGAAGGCGTTTTCAGATCCATCACCTTGATCACCCGCGGATCCAGCTGGCAGACATCCAGGGCGCCGGAGGTTTCCAGACTGACACTGTAACCGTGATCGCACAGTT
Proteins encoded:
- the queE gene encoding 7-carboxy-7-deazaguanine synthase QueE, which encodes MSQNTVNAAGDRLRITEIFYSLQGEACQVGLPTVFIRLTGCPLRCGYCDTSYAFSGGQWYELSDILAEVRRYNTRHITVTGGEPLAQKNCPALLTQLCDHGYSVSLETSGALDVCQLDPRVIKVMDLKTPSSGENDKNLYTNLDCLNPQDQVKFVIGDRADYDWAVEMLRKYNLAGRCEVLFSPVFETLKPAQLADWILQDQLPVRFQLQLHKLLWGDEPGR
- the queC gene encoding 7-cyano-7-deazaguanine synthase QueC translates to MKKAVVLVSGGLDSATALALAREQGYDCYAISFDYGQRHKCELEAAQQVARLLGAVEHKLLQLNMNDLGGSALTDENIDVPDEGVGEGIPVTYVPARNTVFLSLALGWAEVLDAESIFIGVNAVDYSGYPDCRPEYIDAYQRLADLATRRGVEGRPIRIEAPLIRLSKSEIIREGARLGVDYGLTISCYAPDAQCRACGRCDACRLRKAGFEATDIPDPTCYQI